In the Colius striatus isolate bColStr4 chromosome W, bColStr4.1.hap1, whole genome shotgun sequence genome, one interval contains:
- the LOC133628417 gene encoding tektin-3-like gives MDLLGSPLTATSAHPKSTPARFLPAISPMASSYKNRAPRYAVLQSYGLPWMPRAYYKAAATHPTLAPLCGTCQGLSPSEMLPSVSNRTALFTRYSPDDWYRSNQSNYHEAETSRRKAELLTADTSRLVQDKYQQTSKSQADNTKKLGQQVNDIEFWKAELCHELAEIIKESDALREMKARLERALAETEAPLQVAWECLLQREKRMGIDLVHDEVEKELLTEVDGIRACQERIRLFLEKHELEKDLANKQAARRINDKCHQLRNCSDGISYYHGVQRHGLTAGLSFPPTSISVPKSWAKFSDDNILQSQRERVASTQLRDSIENLMEVTATEMRCQFNRVNVALTNRIAEMPRISFGPTWPR, from the exons ATGGACCTGCTTGGCTCTCCCTTAACCGCCACATCCGCTCACCCCAAGTCAACTCCTGCCCGCTTTCTGCCTGccatcagccccatggcttcgAGCTACAAGAACCGTGCTCCTCGCTACGCCGTGCTGCAGAGTTACGGCCTCCCCTGGATGCCCAGAGCCTACTATAAGGCCGCTGCCACCCACCCCACTCTGGCTCCCTTGTGTGGCACCTGCCAGGGCTTGAGCCCCAGCGAGATGCTGCCTTCTGTGTCAAACAGAACGGCGCTTTTCACCCGCTACAGCCCCGACGACTGGTACCGCTCCAACCAGAGCAACTACCACGAGGCGGAGACGTCCCGGCGCAAGGCGGAGCTGCTGACGGCTGATACCTCCCGCCTGGTGCAGGACAAATACCAACAGACCAGCAAGAGCCAGGCAGACAACACAAAGAAGCTGGGGCAGCAAGTCAACGACATTGAGTTTTGGAAGGCGGAGCTCTGCCATGAGCTGGCAGAGATCATCAAGGAGAGCGATGCCCTGAGAGAGATGAAGGCACGACTGGAGAGAGCTCTGGCCGAGACAGAGGCCCCTCTCCAG GTTGCTTGGGAGTGCCTCCTGCAGCGGGAGAAGAGGATGGGCATCGACCTTGTCCATGATGAGGTGGAGAAAGAGCTTTTAACA GAAGTGGATGGCATCAGGGCCTGCCAGGAGAGGATACGGCTATTCCTGGAGAAG CACGAGCTGGAGAAGGACCTGGCCAACAAGCAGGCAGCCCGCCGCATCAACGACAAGTGCCACCAGCTGAGGAACTGCTCCGACGGCATCAGCTACTACCACGGGGTGCAGCGG CACGGGCTGACCGCgggcctctcctttccccccacCAGCATCTCCGTGCCCAAGTCGTGGGCCAAGTTCAGCGACGACAACATCCTCCAGTCGCAGAGAGAGCGGGTGGCCTCCACCCAGCTGCGGGACTCCATTGAGAACCTCATGGAGGTGACAGCCACCGAGATGCGGTGCCAGTTCAACAGGGTGAACGTGGCCCTCACCAACCGCATCGCCGAGATGCCAAGAATAAGCTTCGGGCCCACCTGGCCAAggtag